The Cherax quadricarinatus isolate ZL_2023a chromosome 20, ASM3850222v1, whole genome shotgun sequence genomic interval CCGTCAGGAGTACAATACTGCCGCTAGTGGCGCTGATTCCTCCGTCAGGAGCACAATACTACCGCTAATGACGCTGATTCCTCCCTGAGGAGTACAATACTGCCGCTAGTGGCGCTGATTCCTCCGTCAGGAGTACAATACTACCGCTAATGGCGCTGATTCCTCCGTCAGGAGTACAATACTGCCGCTAGTGGCGCTGATTCCTCCGCCAGGAGTACAATACTGTCGCTAGTGGCGCTGATTCCTCCGTCAGGAGTACAATACTACCGCTAATGGCGCTGATTCCTCCGTCAGGAGTACAAGACTGCCGCTAGTGGCGCTGATTCCTCCGTCAGGAGTACAAGACTACCGCTGATGACGCTGATTCCTCCGTGAGGAGTACAATACTGTCGCTAGTTGCGCTGATTCCTCCGTCAGGAGTACAATATTACCACTAATGACGCTGATTCCTCCGTCAGGAGTACAATACTGTCGCTAGTGGCGCTGATTCCTCCGTCAGGAGTACAATACTACCGCTAATGGCGCTGATTCATCCGTGAGGAGTACAACACTGCCGCTAGTGGCGCTGATTCCTCCGACAGGAGCACAATACTACTGCTAATGACGCTGATTCCTCCCTGAGGAGTACAATACTGTCTCTAGTGGCGCTGAATCCTCCGTCAGGAGTACAATACTACCGCATATGACGCTGATTCCTCCGTGAGGAGTACAATACTGTCGCTAGTGGCGCTGATTCCTCCGTCAGGAGTACAATACTACCTCTAATGGCGCTGATTCCTCCGTCAGGAGTACAATATTACCGCTAATGACGCTGATTCCTCCGTCAGGAGTACAATACTATCGCTAATGACGCTGATTCCTCCGTCAAAAGTACAATACTGCCGCTAGTGTCGCTGATTCCTCCGTCAGGAGTACAATACTACCGCTAATGACGCTGATTCCTTCGCCAGGAGTACAATACTGTCGCTAGTTGCGCTGATTCCTCCGTCAGGAGTACAATACTGTCGCTAGTGGCGCTGATTCCTCCGTCAGGAGTACAATACTACCGCTAATGACGCTGATTCCTCCCTGAGGAGTACAATACTGCCGCTAATGGCGCTGATTCCTCCCTGAGGAGTACAATACTGCCGCTAATGGCGCTGATTCCTCGGTCAGTAGTACAATACTACCGCTAATGGCGCTGAATCCTCAGTCAGGAGTACAATACTGCCGCTAGTGGCGCTGATTCCTCCGTCAGGAGTACAATACTACCGCTAATGACGCTGATTCCTCCGTGAGGAGCACAATACTGTCGCTAGTGGCGCTGATTCCTCCGTCAGGAGTCCATTACTACTGCTAATGACGCTGATTCCTCCGTCAGGAGTACAATACTGCCGCTAGTGTCGCTGATTCCTCCGTCAGGAGTACAATACTGTCGCTAGTGGCGCTGATTCCTCCGTCAGGAGTACAATACTACCGCTAATGACGCTGATTCCTCCCTGAGGAGTACAATACTGTCTCTAGTTGCGCTGATTCCTCCGTCAGGAGTACAATACTACCGCTAATGACGCTGATTCCTCTGTGAGGAGCACAATACTGTCGCTAGTGGCGCTGATTCCTCCGTCAGGAGTACAATACTGCCGCTAATGACGCTGATTCCTCCGTCAGGAGTACAATACTGCCGCTAGTGGCGCTGATTCCTCCGTCAGGAGTACAATACTGCCGTTAATGACGCTGATTCCTCCGTCAGGAGTGCAATACTGCCGCTTGTGGCGCTGATTCCTCCGTCAGGAGTACAATACTACCGCTAATGACGCTGATTCCTCCGTCAGGAGTACAATACTGTCGCTAGTGGCGCTGATTCCTCCGTCAGGAGTACAATACTGCCGCTAATGACGCTGATTCCTCCGTTAGGAGTGCAATACTGCCGCTTGTGGCGCTGATTCCTCCGTCAGGAGTACAATACTACCGCTAATGACGCTGATTCCTCCGCCAGGAGTACAATACTGTCGCTAGTGGCGCTGATTCCTCCGTCAGTAGTACAATACTACCGCTAATGGCGCTGATTCCTCCCGGAGGAATACAATACTGCCACTAGTGGCGCTGATTCCTCCGTCAGGAGCACAATACTACCGCTAATGACCCTGATTCCTCCGTGAGGAGTACAATACTGTCGCTAGTGGCGCTGAATCCACCGTCAGGAGTACAATACTACTGCTAGTGGCGCTGATTCCTCCGTCAGGAGTACAATACTACCGCTAATGACGCTGGTTCCTCCGTGAGGAGTACAATACTGTCGCTAGTAGCTCTGATTCCTCCGTCAGGAATACAATACTACTGCTAATGACGCTGATTCCTCCGTCAGGAGTACAATACTGTCGCTAGTGGCGCTGATTCCTCCGTCAGGAGTACAATACTACCGCTAATGACGCTGATTCCTCCGTCAGGAGTACAATACTACTGCTAATGACGCTGATTCCTCCGTCAGTAGTACAATACTACCGCTAATGGCGCTGATTCCTCCCTGAGGAATACAATACTGCCACTAGTGGCGCTGATTCCTCCGTCAGGAGCACAATACTACCGCTAATGACCCTGATTCCTCCGTGAGGAGTACAATACTGTCGCTAGTGGCGCTGAATCCTCCGTCAGGAGTACAATACTACTGCTAGTGGCGCTGATTCCACCGTCAGGAGTACAATACTACCGCTAGTGGCGCTGATTCCTCCGTCAGGAGTACAATACTGTCGCTAGTGGCGCTGATTCCTCCGTCAGGAGTACAAAACTACCGCTAATGACGCTGATTCCTCCCCCAGGAGTACAATAATGTCGCTAGTGGCTCTGATTCCTCCGTCAGGAGTGCAATACTACCGCTAATGACGCTGATTCCTCCCTGAGGAGTACAATACTGCTGCTAGTGGCGTTGATTCCTCAGTCAGGAGTACAATACTACTGCTAATGACGCTGATTCCTACGTCAGGAGTACAATACTGCCGCTAGTGGCGCTGATTCCTCCGTCAGGAGTACAATACTACCGCTAATGACGCTGATTCCTCCGCCAGGAGTACAATACTGTCGCTAGTGGAGCTGATTCCTCCGTCAGGAGTACAATACTACCGCTAATGGCGCTGATTCCTCCGTCAGGAGTACAATACTGCCACTAGTGGCGCTGATTCCTCCGTCAGGAGTACAATACTACCGCTAATGACCCTGATTCCTCCGTGAGGAGTACAATACTGTCGCTAGTGGCGCTGAATCCTCCGTCAGGAGTGCAATACTGCCGCTGGTGGCGCCAATTCCTCTGTCAGGAGTACAATACTACCGCTAATGACGCTGATTCCTCCGTCAGGAGTACAATACTGCCGCTAGTGGCGCTGATTCCTCCGTCAGTAGTACAATACTACCGCTAATGGCGCTGAATCCTCCGTCAGGAGTGCAATACTGCCGCTGGTGGCGCCAATTCCTCCGTCAGGAGTACAATACTACCGCTAATGACGCTGATTCCTCCGTCAGGAGTACAATACTGCCGCTAGTGGCGCTGATTCCTCCGTCAGGAGTACAATACTACCGCTAATGACGCTGATTCCTCCGCCAGGAGTACAATAATGTCGCTAGTTGCTCTGATTCCTCCGTCAGGAGTGCAATATTACCGCTAGTGACGCTGATTCCTCCCTGAGGAGTACAATACTGCCGCTAGTAGCGCTGATTCCTCCGTCAGGAGTACATTACTGTCGGTAGTGGTGCGGATTCCTCCGTCAGGAGTACGATACTGCCGCTAGTCACTCTCGTCTTTTCTTAGAGAACACAATACACTCGCCAGTGATTCTGGTTCCTCCCTCAGGGACATAGGACTGACGCGGAttttgttaaactcttcatgagCTTGGTACAGTCGCCAGTACTGCTCATACCTCCTTCAGAAGTGAAGTACAGTCACTAACGGATCTGACCTCTCCTTCAGGAGAACAACAACTGTCGCTGCTGCCACTTACCGAATTTTAAGGAGAGCAATACGACCATTTGTTGGCGCTGTTCCCTTCTTCAGGAGCATCGAGCTATTGTTAGTAACGCTATGCCGTTCTTCAGGAGAATAGTAGTGGGTTAGTGGCGCTGATCCCTCCTTCAGGAGCATAGTGGTGTTGTTAATGGCGCTATTTCCTGCTTCAGGAGCATATTATGGcatttggtggtggtgttcccctCCTTTAGGAGCGCAGTTCGTCCTCTAATGATGCTAAGTCGTCCTTCAGCAGAACGGTACAGCCGCTAGTGGCGCTGATCCCTCTTTCGGGATCGTTGCAAAGcagctgcatttttttttttaaagctgaAACTGTGTGTGTCTTAAGTAATCCTTTTTGTGTCGAgaatttaactgaatatatctgAAATGTTCGTGTAGGAATTAATGACGGGCTTAGGGAAGCACCCTGAATGTAATAATTAATGGGGGTCGGGAAACTTTGTAACATACACTCTACCTTTGTAATATACTCTCTACCTTTGTAATATACTCTCTACCTTTGTAACATACTCTCTACCTTTGTAACATACTCTCTACCTTTGTAATATACTCTCTACCTTTGTAATATACTCTCTACCATACTCTCTACCTTTGTAACATACACTCTACCTTTGTAATATACTCTCTACCTTTGTAATATACTCTCTACCTTTGTAACATACTCTCTACCTTTGTAATATACTCTCTACCTTTGTAACATACTCTCTACCTTTGTAACATACTCTCTACCTTTGTAATATACTCTCTACCTTTGTAACATACTCTCTACCTTTGTAATATACTCTCTACCTTTGTATACTCTCATACTCTCTACCTTTGTAATATACTCTCTACCTTTGTAATATACTCTCTACCATACTCTCTACCTTTGTAACTTTGTAATATACTCTCTACCTTTGTAATATACTCTCTACCTTTGTAACATACTCTCTACCTTTGTAATATACTCTCTACCTTTGTAATATACTCTCTACCTTTGTAATATACTCTCTACCTTTGTAATATACTCTCTACCTTTGTAATATACTCTCTACCTTTGTAACATACTCTCTACCTTTGTAATATACTCTCTACCTTTGTAATATACTCTCTACCTTTGTAACATACTCTCTACCTCCTATCTAATATCCATTCTCTCATTGTCCATTGATTTTTTTCAAACTCccatcaccttcctcttttctaTCTTCATTTTTAATGTCTTTCTGTTACACCGTCTTCCAAATTCGTTTACCAACTCTTTGCATACATGcatgatacatacatacatatatatatatatatatatatatatatatatatatatatatatatatatatatatatatatatatatatatatatatatatatatatatatatatatatatatatatatatatatatatatatatatatatatatatatatatatatatatatatatatatatatatatatatatatatatatatattcatacaagTAATCAGTAGACATAAATCGTAAAAATTCAAATTTTGTTAAATAATTAAGCACTAATTCGTAATgaatatttgatttttttttcatttcagctCAAGACTTGTGATCATGAGCAAACAGAACACTCAGTGGGAGAGTCAGGACTTTAGTGACTTGTTGAGGCAAGTTGTGATTACCTGGTGTTGATTATAAGGCCTTGCCTTCTGTGTCTTGATTATAAGGCCTTACCTTCTGTGTCTTGATTATAAGATTTTACCTTGTGTATCTTGATAATAAGGTCTTACCTTCTGTGTCTTGATTATAAGGTCTTACCTTCTGTGTCTTGATTATAAGGTCTTACCTTTTGTGTCTTGATTATAAGGTCTTACCGTCTGTGAATGTTGATCATAAAGTCTTACCTTCTGTATATGTTTAGGCTTCCCTTTTGGGCTTTGAATctgtattactgctactgctactactgctactgctgctgctgctgctgctgctgctgctgctgctactactactactaataataataataataataataataataataataataataataataataataataataataataaacgtaTTCTATATAGTGCGACTTCCATGTGGTGCTCAGTTGTTAATGTAACTTTTCAATCGAATTTACAAAATATCGCAATATATATTGAGGAAGCTTTATAAGACAGCTTactgtagtagtagcaataatattataaataatactattaataataataataacgtcaaCACATCAATAAATATTTTttactggatgctctagaagagtCACTATAATTTGCTATTAATCAAAGGAACATGTGACCCTATTTATGGTAATGTGTTTTGCATTTTCAGGCAGTGCTTGGATAGCTGCGCCCTGTGCAACACAGGCCAGCAACAGCAGGAGGACGAGGAGTTTGAGCACGCTATCATTAGCAAATTTGATAGAAATTACTCCGAGACTGAATTTGACAACAATGATCTGGAGCGCCATCAGGATGTGGGTTTGGATGCTGACAGCGAGGAACGTCCTCCCGATATGGAAGATCCTGTCTCAGTGGACCAAAATGAAGGCATAGGTGAATCGGACAATCAGGAGGGTGAGGAGAACTCAGAAGAGTTGCGTCAGTAGACTGTCGTTGCCTCCTGCCGTAATCAACTTTGTTGATTATATTATTACGATATGGATGAATAAGAAACATGTGCAGGACTTTAGTATTTTTGTGGTGAAGACGCTTCGCCAATAAGTGTTTTTGTTTCATTTCAATACAGAGATTACATactggagacagtgtaagatacTCTGTAATCCTTTATATTTTTTAAGGAGGATGGAGAGTTAAAAGCAGTTATTACTATGCTAGAAGGTCAGGTTTGTGGAGTTTGGATTTAAATGAGTCTTGTtaggtgaaaggacacaagtgcaactaacgtgacattttattttggcaatgttggctcctggtgagcgaaacgttgccacaataaattgtcacattagttgcacttgtgtccttttacctaacatattgtcggtaattctaccaacagtaATACTAAATGAGTATTCTACGAGGCTACTTCCTTCACCAAGATTCCTTTCTATCTCTTTCTTGAGAAAATGTTCCACTGTGTTAAGTCTGGTAATACTTTGGGGTTAACTTTAGCTAAATTACGTTAAACTGACCAAACTAAAAAATAAAATACTCAAAAAAATCGATTTAAATCACTACAGTAATAGAACAATGTTGTCTCTTATTAGATAAATTATGGTGTCAACTGCAGTTTGAGATACAAAATTGTGAATGAATGGATGCTGTCCTATCACTGGCTGTACGGTTATTGTGACTACTTCCACAACACTGGACCAGTCTGTGTGGATATTCACTTGCTGTGGGTGTACTGTGTGGGAATGTTGTAAAGGTGTACTGTAAAGTTTGTGCATGAATACAGCGTGTAGGTATACTGTATGAGAGTACTTTAAAGTTTGTGTATGAATACAGTTTGTAGGTGTACTGTATGGGAGTAATTGTATATAAACACAATCTTTGCATCAGTAAGCCGCGAAATCACAAAAACACGATTGTAAACCACCAGCCGGGTAAGATTCGAGCCCATGGCAAGCCAATCTTGAAATTAGCAGACCAGAGCtctaaccactgtaccactgctcagtgacagttgtttacaTGTTGGAGCATCCaggcagcagctgcagctgcagctcTGACAGTACCGACTCAAGACCCAGCTATGATTTCCGTCACCGGATTTCAGCATGTAAGGAATGCcaggagtctgcctggagttAGTCCTCACCAACACTCAAGAAATCAGCTAGCTGGGTCTTCTATGGGTCTCCCATAGATCGTGATGCCTATCTGTGCCTGTTAACAGTTGGTCTGCCTCTTAAGTTGGGGATCTTTTCTAGTCCACAGTAATGTTAATGCTTTATTCTATTCGTAAGAAAAATATTTCTTGGCATTTGTGTTAGTTATTTGATGACTCAGCGAGTAAGCAACCACTAGCGTACCCAGTTAACGCGAGGTTTGCTTATAGTTAGAAAAACGTTCTCTAGAAAATGGGTGTGAGACTGTTATGTACCCATCGCTGCAGTGCACGGCTTCACGGCTATGCATGACCTATTTCTGTGCCTTGACAAAAATTAagaatatttttaataataattcaaaaCTGCATTGTTTCTGAATATCTAAATGATACTCTAAAAATATATGTTAatcatgttatatatatatatatatatatgtgaagatCGCAGTACTATTTTAGGGCACTCAGCCATAATATATACGCTGAGTGACACCTCTCTGGTTTTATATACACTGCGAGACGTATATCTCTCATGTATATACAAACAGAGAAGCATCActttcagggtatatacacagaataatatgtatctctcagtgtatattctctGAGAATATAGAGTGCATGTGAATTGGGACCTTAATGTACAGTCAATAAGCTGTATACTTAACTTTGATTCTTCAAGGGAATATACACATgaaagtgtatatctctcagtttgTATATACACCTAGAATTTGCCTTAATCCCTGTTCTAACAGATTAAAGAAATATTCATGTTAGTATAGAGATGGTGTGCAGCTGCCATGACCCGCCTGGCACTCCATGACCCGCCTGGCACTCCATAATAATTAAACTAAAACTTAGAATTCTGCTTTGATGACTTGAAGACGGTGAACGACATTtcatccttggatcaaacatgattacttcctcttccccagacactgtatgattcccataaaataataataataatgaatctcCTAATTAACGAGTCATTCCAtgtgtttctggaaaatattttataataaatatatttttacttTCTTACAAACTCATTTACAGAATTTTTAGATTTTTTTGTTATTAGGATGTGTGTATATTTAGAAAGACAGCTATTGACTGAATGATGGTGAGCGGGTTTTTTCCAGGGTCACTCTCATGGAGAGAGATTGTCAATATGCTAAAACAAAATAATacattcttctttttcttcttcttcttcttcttcttcttcttcttcttcttcttattattattattattattattattattattattattattattattattattattatataattttattgTACCACATGGGCCATCTCCCACCACGTATTGGTCTCACTCTTAAAACCAATACGTAAGTTCGAGCCTGGAACCTTAGACTACCTCGCCTCATAGAATAATGTTTCTTATTATCGTCTTTTGATTGTCAGGCAGTTAGCAGTTAATACAGTATTCACGCATATATACGGCACATATGCACAGTCATAAAGATcctatatacaccgagacgtatagatgtgtagatcaagtgtttgcattgaagcatatatgtgaacagtatttggataaaggtagggaagcttttattgcatttatggatttagaaaaggcatatgatagagtggatagaggagcaatgtggcagatgttgcaagtatatggaataggtggtaagttactaaatgctgtaaagagtttttatgaggatagtgaggctcaggttagggtgtgtagaagagagggagaatacttcccggtaaaagtacgtcttagacagggatgtgtaatgtcaccatggttgtttaatatatttatagatggggttgtaaaagaagtaaatgctagggtgttcgggagaggggtgggattaaattatggggaatcaaattcaaaatgggaattgacacagttactttttgcagatgatactgtgcttatggaagattctaaagaaaaattgcaaaggttagtggatgagtttgagaatgcgtgtaaaggtagaaagttgaaagtgaacatagaaaagagtaaggtgatgagggtatcaaatgatttagataaagaaaaattggatatcaaattggggaggaggggtatggaagaagtgaatgttttcagatacttgggagttgacgtgtcggcggatggatttatgaaggatgaagttaatcatagaattgatgagggaaaaaaggtgagtggtgcgttgaggtatatgtggagtcaaaaaaacgttatctatggaggcaaagaagggaatgtatgaaagtatagtagtaccaacactcttatatggatgtgaagcttgggtggtaaatgcagcagcgaggagacggttggaggcagtggagatgtcctgtctaagggcaatgtgtggtgtaaatattatgcagaaaattcggagtgtggaaattaggagaaggtgtggagttaataaaagcattagtcagagggcagaagaggggttgttgaggtggtttggtcatttagagagaatggatcaaagtagaatgacatggaaagcatataagtctataggggaaggaaagaggggtaggggtcgtcctcgaaagggttggaaagagggggtaaaggaggttttgtgggcgaggggcttggacttccagcaagcgtgcatgagcgtgttagataggagtgaatggagacgaatgatacttggaacctgacgatctgttggagtgtgagcagggtaatatttagtgaagggattcagggaaaccggttattttcatatagtcggacttgagtcctggaaatgggaagtacaatgcctgcactttaaaggaggggtttgggatattggcagtttggagggatatgttgtgtatctttatatgtatatgcttctaaactgttgtattctgagcacctctgcaaaagcagtgataatgtgtgcgtgtggtgaaagtgttgaatgatgatgaaagtattttctttttggggattttctttcttttttgggtcaccctgcctcggtgggagacggccgacttgttgaaaaaaaaaaaaaaaaatatatatatatatatatatatatatatatatatatatatatatatataaaatatatatatatatatatatatatatatatatatatatatatatatatatatatatatatatatatatatatatatatactgatggtGTTTATTAATTCCTTGAATGGCAGTGTGCTAATGATGGGCAGTCTGCAGGCTTTAAAcctaaaatacacaaataacccgcccattgaagagaggagcttacgacgacgtttcggtccgacttggaccatttacaaagtcacactaacgagaagtagagcaggatgggtatatataggcaggaagtgctagtagcagtagtagtagtagtagtagtagtagtagtcgtagtagtagtagtggtggtagtagtagtagagttggaaggaagtagtagtggggaggtagtaacagTAGGAGGAGCCAGTCGTATTaacactaagaaagaggagcactgcaagggaactggtgcccacagagggtaagagcaagaacaccgaagggaggaaaaacaaataaataagtaaaaaggaacaaatacacagggcagaagaaagacaacccaaaggagaaaaaggaaaaaggaaaggggaagagggagaggaagaaaaaaagaggaaacaggttaggtcacgagtgtccttctcgttagtgtgactttgtaaatggtccaagtcggaccgaaacgtcgtcgtaagctcctctcttctatgtacggtTTTTTTTTTAACCTAAAAGTTCGTATTTAAACAGACATATTGTTGAGTAATATTGCACTAAGTGGAGTCAGTGTTGCAATGAACtgcgatattttcattaatatataaCAAGCAGCTGCTCTGCCTTGTAATTCTATGTTATACCTTAAGttctaataaaaaaaattatgcatgTACTAGACAAGACCAGCATGAGATCACATATCCTGATCTAAGACACACTTTTACTGTCAAAATTATTGCCAGTATGTCTTAACCTGAGCTCCGAACTCCTCGTTATAATTCTTTACAGTTCTTGATAATAATATGCTATGACCACTGCCATACATTTGAAACATCTACgacattgcttccctatctaaATTATTATAGGCCTTTTCTGTATCTCTAAATGCAATAAataggtgttttttttttaaataaatgtaGTTCATTTgtatgtcctctctctctctctcctctctctctcctctctctctcctctctctctctctctcctctctctctctctcctctctctctctctctcctctctctctctcctctctctctctctctctctctctctctcctctctctctccctctctctctctctctctctctctctctctctctctctctctctctttccgatGTATTCTTTCTTCTTAATCAAAGGAATTATGGAAAGTTTTTGCCAATCCTTAAGTACCTTTTCTTCTTTCATACATATAatgaaatttttttccaaaactgCATACCCACCTGCTTTCACCGTACTAGTCTCAATCCCATCTACCCCAACTATTCTGCCCACTCTCAACCAGCCCACCATCTCAACCACTGCATTCATTCCCTACTCCTAGCTGATCCTACTCATCTCTGCCCAATGCATGTAACTTCAAATTGCattttacatcaacatttaacaacttGTCAAAATATTCTCCCTATCTTTCCAGTATCTACACCTCACATTGTAACATCTCGCTTCTTTCATTCTTAACTACCAAGGATACTTGTTCTCCAGGCTTCCTGAACTTATTAAAGTTTAATATTGCGTATTTCTTAGCAAAATTTGATTATAAATACTCACACGATCTCTCGTGTTCTTTCCTTTTCTCTCCCTCGCCATACCTttaacttttttttaaatttataccGTCTTCCTTAAGTTATTTTTAATGCCGTGGTATTGTAAGTCAGTAATAATCTATATTAAGTCAGTGGTATTGTTAGTCAGTGGTATTGTAAGTCAGTGGTATTGTAAGTCAGTGGTATTGTGAGTCAGTGGTATTGTTAGTCAGTGGTATTGTAAGTCAGTGGTATTGTAAGTCAGTTGCACTGTAAGTCAGTGGTATTGTGAGTCAATGGTATTGTGAATCAGTAATATTGTAAGTTAGTCAGTAATATTGTAAGTAGAGTGTGTGGCTTTCTAAGCGGTATTGCAATCTAAGGGTATTGTAAGGCAGTCAGTGATACTATAAATAACTGATGATGTAAGACAGGGTTACCGTAAGACAATTTGAAGACGTAGTTAATATTTTTATCCATTTTATAcccatataataaaatatattgtgtCAGTCACGATATATTCCACCTATAATTATTTACTGTTTTCATGAGAATagattatattatacatataagaTTATATTGTATGTATTTGCATGAATACAT includes:
- the LOC138853002 gene encoding uncharacterized protein, producing the protein MSKQNTQWESQDFSDLLRQCLDSCALCNTGQQQQEDEEFEHAIISKFDRNYSETEFDNNDLERHQDVGLDADSEERPPDMEDPVSVDQNEGIGESDNQEGEENSEELRQ